One genomic region from Spirulina subsalsa PCC 9445 encodes:
- a CDS encoding GNAT family N-acetyltransferase, with product MSLPVGYGWAKASSEERSVLLEFVSLTYQELCPDGFAEGLGWQMIDQYCSEQTPRWWVVPEDELAFNPVAGLWLGNALDPIEGDRFAQIFLLYVRPEHRQKGLGSALMQEAQAWAMARGDRQIGLQVFANNQTALSLYHKFGYHTHSLLMVKPLRSFIARE from the coding sequence GTGAGTTTGCCTGTAGGGTATGGTTGGGCTAAAGCTTCCTCTGAGGAGCGGTCGGTTTTATTGGAGTTTGTCTCCTTAACCTATCAGGAATTATGTCCGGATGGCTTTGCTGAGGGTTTGGGATGGCAAATGATTGATCAGTATTGTTCCGAACAAACGCCGCGCTGGTGGGTGGTGCCAGAAGACGAGTTAGCCTTTAATCCGGTAGCAGGATTATGGTTAGGGAATGCCTTAGATCCGATAGAAGGCGATCGCTTTGCCCAGATTTTCCTGCTCTATGTCCGACCCGAACACCGTCAGAAAGGCCTGGGAAGTGCCTTGATGCAAGAAGCACAAGCTTGGGCAATGGCAAGAGGCGATCGCCAAATAGGCTTACAAGTGTTCGCCAACAATCAAACCGCCCTCTCCCTATACCACAAGTTCGGCTATCACACCCATTCCCTGTTAATGGTT
- the tatC gene encoding twin-arginine translocase subunit TatC translates to MATTEVKPNPDLNPEEYLDEIPEDLEMSLFDHLEELRMRIFYSLIAVAIAMVGCFFAVRPIVNILEVPAQGVKFLQLAPGEFFWVSFKVAAYCGILLASPFIIYQVVRFVLPGLTRRERRLLGPVVLGASVLFFVGLGFAYWVLVPAALNFFINYGADVVEQAWSIERYFDFILLFMFCTGLVFEVPILQILLSLLGIVSSAQMTAGWRFVVLGAVILGAVLTPSTDPVTQSLLAGAVLGLYFGGIGVVKVIGR, encoded by the coding sequence ATGGCGACGACTGAAGTAAAACCCAACCCTGATCTCAACCCGGAAGAGTATCTCGACGAAATCCCCGAGGATCTCGAAATGTCTTTATTCGACCATCTCGAAGAATTGCGGATGCGGATTTTTTATAGTTTAATCGCTGTTGCGATCGCCATGGTAGGCTGTTTCTTTGCCGTGCGTCCCATCGTCAACATCCTAGAAGTTCCCGCCCAAGGCGTGAAATTCCTCCAACTTGCCCCCGGGGAATTCTTCTGGGTATCCTTCAAAGTCGCCGCCTACTGTGGAATCTTACTCGCCAGTCCCTTCATTATTTATCAGGTTGTCCGCTTTGTCCTCCCCGGCCTCACCCGTCGCGAAAGACGTTTACTCGGTCCAGTCGTCCTAGGAGCCAGTGTCCTCTTTTTCGTTGGTCTAGGATTTGCCTATTGGGTCCTAGTCCCCGCCGCCCTTAACTTCTTCATTAACTATGGAGCCGATGTCGTCGAACAAGCTTGGTCTATTGAGCGTTACTTTGATTTTATCCTGCTCTTCATGTTCTGCACCGGCTTAGTCTTTGAAGTCCCCATCTTACAAATCTTATTAAGTCTCCTCGGTATCGTATCCTCCGCCCAAATGACCGCCGGATGGCGTTTCGTCGTCCTCGGTGCCGTCATCCTCGGTGCTGTCTTAACCCCTTCCACCGACCCAGTAACTCAATCCCTCCTCGCCGGAGCCGTCCTGGGCTTATATTTCGGCGGCATTGGCGTAGTCAAGGTAATAGGACGTTGA